From Caldanaerobius fijiensis DSM 17918, a single genomic window includes:
- a CDS encoding glycosyltransferase family 2 protein yields the protein MISILIPAYNEGERIADTIKSLLEIEDCEIIIINDGSTDDTSDIAKRFGVKVIDLMPNRGKGEALQEGIKHANGDIIVFLDADLGSSAREAIKLINPIKNDEADVTIARFPKSTKKGGFGLVKSLSRYGVKALTGKYIHSVLSGQRAFKKVVIKDLMPFSHGFGIEVGMTIDILRKGYRIKEVDVNMAHNETARDLKGFLHRGVQFKEIFITLVKKAINV from the coding sequence GTGATAAGTATTTTGATACCCGCTTATAATGAGGGAGAGCGTATTGCTGATACGATTAAAAGTTTGCTAGAAATAGAAGACTGTGAAATTATAATAATAAATGATGGTTCTACAGATGATACTTCTGATATAGCGAAAAGATTTGGCGTTAAGGTCATCGATCTTATGCCCAATAGGGGTAAAGGCGAGGCATTGCAAGAAGGAATAAAACACGCCAATGGCGATATTATAGTGTTTCTCGACGCCGATTTAGGTAGTAGTGCTAGAGAAGCGATAAAGTTAATCAATCCGATCAAAAATGATGAAGCAGATGTCACTATCGCTCGATTTCCAAAAAGTACTAAAAAAGGCGGATTTGGTTTGGTAAAAAGTTTATCAAGATATGGAGTAAAGGCGCTTACGGGAAAATATATACACAGCGTATTATCTGGTCAAAGGGCTTTTAAGAAAGTCGTTATAAAAGATTTAATGCCTTTTTCTCACGGCTTTGGAATAGAAGTAGGTATGACTATTGATATTCTGCGCAAGGGGTATCGCATAAAAGAGGTAGATGTGAATATGGCTCATAATGAGACCGCAAGAGATCTAAAAGGATTTTTGCACAGGGGTGTTCAATTCAAAGAGATATTTATTACTTTGGTGAAGAAGGCGATAAATGTATGA
- a CDS encoding MraY family glycosyltransferase: MTLIIFLLLFILSVLLSLLFIPLIESMFVELNCTCVNYKGQNIPTGMGIAAIPVVILVGTILYFISKDIKVIVVILSAVFMALVGLLDDLIGQKGVKGFKGHIKELIHYHMTTGGLKAVIGFLTALFISVIVSSTYIDIFINTVLIALFTNTLNLMDLRPGRALKVSILLFVLFAIFAHKNIWLLIPVMGFVAAYFPRDIKAFSMLGDTGSNLLGSVVGVYTAISFSFDIRLIIALLLILLQIIAEKYSITKLIESNSILKFFDELGRI; encoded by the coding sequence ATGACATTGATAATTTTTTTGTTGCTTTTTATATTAAGCGTTTTGTTATCGCTTTTATTTATACCTTTAATTGAAAGCATGTTTGTTGAATTGAATTGTACCTGTGTCAATTATAAAGGGCAGAATATACCTACAGGAATGGGTATCGCAGCTATCCCTGTGGTTATTTTGGTAGGAACAATTTTATATTTTATCTCAAAGGATATAAAGGTTATCGTTGTAATATTAAGTGCTGTTTTTATGGCTTTAGTTGGATTATTGGACGATTTGATAGGGCAAAAAGGTGTTAAAGGCTTTAAAGGGCACATAAAAGAGCTTATACACTATCATATGACTACAGGGGGATTAAAAGCCGTTATAGGTTTTCTTACAGCACTTTTTATATCTGTTATAGTATCAAGTACATACATAGATATATTTATTAATACCGTTTTAATTGCCTTATTTACTAATACATTAAATTTAATGGATTTGCGTCCTGGGAGAGCTCTAAAGGTCTCTATTCTTTTATTTGTTCTATTTGCTATTTTTGCGCATAAAAATATATGGTTATTGATTCCAGTAATGGGTTTTGTGGCAGCTTACTTTCCTAGGGATATAAAAGCTTTTTCGATGTTAGGAGATACAGGGTCAAATTTATTGGGATCGGTTGTAGGTGTATACACGGCAATTTCTTTTAGTTTTGATATTAGATTAATAATTGCATTGTTGTTGATTTTGCTGCAAATTATAGCAGAAAAGTATTCTATAACAAAATTAATTGAGAGTAATTCTATATTAAAATTTTTCGATGAATTAGGTAGAATATAG
- a CDS encoding L,D-transpeptidase family protein: MRKLEWVMVIVLMFFFTVGINANYVSKYSRKYLPATKNDYMILIDIDEVTLYLIDIDSNKIVKRYLVAVGKPETPSPIGSFKIIHKDSWGGGFGTRWMGLDVPFGKYGIHGTNKPGSIGWAASHGCFRMRNTDVEDLYSHVKIGTLVVIVGGPYGPLGHGYVEFRPGDRNSAIMQVQIRLKRLGYYKGPVDGIYEEDLKNALLKFKKDKRLPYTHLIDEATYKALNILAFE; the protein is encoded by the coding sequence ATGAGAAAATTGGAGTGGGTTATGGTTATAGTACTGATGTTTTTTTTTACTGTTGGAATTAATGCAAATTACGTTTCAAAATACAGTAGAAAATATCTACCTGCTACTAAAAATGATTATATGATTCTTATTGATATAGATGAAGTAACTCTTTATTTAATTGATATCGATAGCAATAAAATTGTAAAAAGATACTTAGTTGCTGTAGGAAAACCAGAAACGCCTTCGCCTATTGGTTCATTCAAAATAATACATAAAGATAGTTGGGGTGGAGGCTTTGGAACTCGTTGGATGGGCCTAGACGTACCTTTTGGTAAGTACGGTATACATGGAACTAATAAGCCCGGTTCAATAGGTTGGGCAGCATCTCATGGATGTTTTAGAATGAGAAACACTGACGTAGAAGATTTGTATTCGCATGTAAAAATTGGAACATTGGTAGTCATCGTAGGTGGACCATATGGTCCTTTGGGTCATGGTTATGTGGAGTTTAGACCTGGCGATAGAAATTCAGCTATTATGCAAGTACAGATCAGGTTAAAGAGATTAGGATATTATAAAGGGCCTGTTGATGGAATATATGAAGAGGATTTAAAGAATGCATTGTTAAAATTCAAAAAAGACAAAAGATTACCTTATACGCATCTAATAGATGAGGCCACTTATAAGGCTTTAAACATACTTGCTTTTGAGTGA
- a CDS encoding DUF3866 family protein: MIEIKLGKVLEVNMLDEAISILTVEIAGEKYKAINYNYLTGNIGCGDTVVLNTTAVSLGLGSGGYHFVITNYSRPERDIDNKGHIMKLRYTPMQLKVMAVEEQQSQYHDKFNKFTTLNGMPVIIGELHSMLAPSCIALKYLDRDIKISYIMTDGAALPISFSNVVRELKKDGILNATITVGNAFGGDFDAINVYTGLITSYAVSKADITLIMMGPGIAGTGTKYGFSGIEQGYIIDAVNTLGGIPYLIPRIQFGDKRLRHKGISHHTITVLSEIAKTSCTVVIPKMDKRKMDYVHSQIKESHIDEKHNVIYEDGSFLADANKYFNYNFSTMGRGYAEEPEFFNSCAATVLAAYKKYKTGGNLHV; encoded by the coding sequence ATGATAGAAATAAAACTGGGAAAGGTTTTAGAGGTAAATATGCTAGATGAAGCTATATCTATTTTAACAGTAGAAATAGCCGGAGAGAAATATAAGGCTATTAATTATAATTATTTAACAGGAAATATAGGGTGCGGTGATACAGTGGTTCTAAATACTACAGCTGTGTCACTGGGTCTTGGATCTGGAGGATATCACTTTGTTATAACAAATTATAGTCGACCTGAAAGGGATATAGATAACAAGGGGCATATTATGAAATTACGGTATACTCCAATGCAGTTAAAGGTTATGGCTGTAGAAGAGCAACAGAGCCAATATCACGATAAATTTAATAAATTTACTACATTAAATGGCATGCCTGTGATAATAGGAGAGCTTCATAGCATGCTAGCACCCTCGTGTATTGCCTTAAAATACTTAGACAGGGATATAAAAATTTCATATATAATGACAGATGGTGCAGCACTACCTATAAGTTTTAGCAATGTGGTCAGAGAATTAAAAAAAGATGGTATACTAAATGCTACTATTACTGTAGGAAATGCTTTCGGCGGGGATTTTGATGCTATAAATGTATATACAGGCCTTATTACATCATACGCCGTATCAAAAGCGGATATTACTTTGATAATGATGGGGCCAGGAATCGCCGGAACAGGTACAAAGTATGGCTTTTCAGGAATAGAGCAAGGATATATAATTGATGCCGTAAATACCTTAGGAGGAATTCCTTATCTGATACCTCGTATCCAGTTTGGCGATAAGCGTCTAAGGCACAAAGGAATAAGTCATCACACTATAACGGTTTTAAGTGAGATAGCCAAAACCAGTTGCACGGTTGTGATACCCAAAATGGATAAGAGAAAAATGGATTATGTGCACTCTCAAATAAAAGAATCTCATATAGACGAAAAACATAATGTGATTTATGAAGATGGTTCATTTTTAGCCGACGCTAATAAGTATTTTAATTATAATTTTTCTACGATGGGGAGAGGGTATGCTGAAGAACCTGAATTCTTTAATAGCTGTGCCGCAACGGTTTTAGCAGCGTATAAAAAATACAAAACAGGAGGAAATTTACATGTTTAG
- a CDS encoding NUDIX hydrolase, whose product MFREKTLKSEYVYKGKILNLRVDQVELENGKTSLREVVEHRGAVAIIAVDNGSLIMVRQFRKAIEGDLLEIPAGKIENEDPLNCAIRELKEETGYTADKWQYICEFYTTPGFSNEKIFLYYATDLKKGQIAPDDDEFIRIEHLKLEDAAQMLKRGEFKDAKTIIGIHYAIRLTGVNYE is encoded by the coding sequence ATGTTTAGAGAAAAAACTCTTAAATCAGAATATGTCTATAAAGGGAAGATTTTAAATCTTCGAGTTGATCAGGTAGAGTTGGAAAATGGCAAAACATCGCTGAGGGAAGTTGTTGAACACAGGGGAGCCGTAGCTATTATTGCAGTGGACAATGGAAGTTTAATAATGGTAAGACAGTTTAGAAAGGCCATTGAAGGTGATTTACTTGAGATACCTGCGGGGAAAATAGAAAATGAGGATCCGCTAAATTGTGCGATCAGGGAATTAAAAGAAGAAACCGGATATACTGCAGACAAATGGCAGTATATATGTGAATTTTATACAACTCCTGGATTTTCTAATGAGAAAATATTTTTATATTACGCTACTGATTTGAAAAAAGGTCAAATAGCTCCTGACGATGATGAATTTATAAGAATTGAACACTTAAAATTAGAAGATGCTGCTCAGATGTTGAAGAGAGGAGAATTTAAAGATGCAAAAACTATAATAGGAATACATTATGCCATTAGGTTGACGGGGGTAAACTATGAATAA